In Haloarcula sp. H-GB4, a single genomic region encodes these proteins:
- the aglM gene encoding UDP-glucose 6-dehydrogenase AglM, whose protein sequence is MNVSIVGSGYVGTTVAACLADLGHEVVTIDIDEDIVDAINDGESPIHEPGLDELVAEHGGGRLRASTDYEEILDTELTMLALPTPSNDDGSIDLQFMEAGAASIGEALASAERPADDPHLVVTKSTVVPNTTEDRLAPRIADAGLERGVDFLVASNPEFQREGTAVADFLNPDKLVFGTDDDRSTALLHDLYAPLREAVDGDVPIVETGIAEAEMIKYANNTFLATKVSLINDIGNICKEFNVDAYEVADAIGLDDRISEQFLRSGVGWGGSCFPKDTDAIIAAAREQGYDPAVLSAAVELNDAQPERLLSLLDNHADVSGKRVAVLGLAFKPGTDDIRNTRAVPVIEGLQERGADIVAYDPVATENMRERYPDIEYADSAATALEGASGAIVVTDWDEFGALDAEFDEMAAPVVVDGRRIIDRRDGITYEGLTW, encoded by the coding sequence ATGAACGTCAGTATTGTCGGGAGCGGATACGTCGGGACGACGGTCGCGGCGTGTCTTGCGGATCTCGGGCACGAAGTCGTAACGATAGACATCGACGAAGACATCGTTGATGCAATCAATGACGGCGAGTCACCGATACACGAACCTGGGCTTGACGAACTCGTCGCCGAACACGGTGGTGGGCGACTCCGGGCAAGTACCGACTACGAGGAAATACTCGACACTGAGCTAACGATGCTAGCGCTCCCGACGCCCTCCAACGACGATGGAAGCATCGACCTCCAGTTCATGGAAGCCGGGGCGGCATCTATCGGTGAGGCGCTGGCTTCTGCCGAGCGCCCGGCAGACGACCCGCATCTCGTCGTCACGAAGTCGACTGTCGTCCCGAACACGACTGAGGATCGGCTCGCACCACGTATCGCCGACGCCGGTCTTGAACGGGGGGTAGACTTCCTCGTCGCGTCCAATCCCGAGTTCCAGCGCGAGGGGACGGCCGTCGCGGACTTCCTGAACCCCGACAAGCTCGTCTTCGGGACGGACGACGACCGATCTACGGCCCTGCTCCATGACCTCTACGCGCCACTACGCGAGGCCGTTGACGGTGACGTGCCGATCGTCGAGACCGGTATCGCCGAGGCCGAGATGATAAAGTACGCCAACAACACATTCCTCGCAACGAAGGTCAGCCTCATCAACGACATCGGGAACATCTGCAAGGAGTTCAACGTTGACGCCTACGAGGTCGCCGATGCTATCGGACTTGACGACCGAATCAGCGAACAGTTCCTCCGAAGCGGCGTCGGCTGGGGTGGCAGTTGCTTCCCGAAGGACACGGACGCCATCATCGCCGCGGCGCGGGAGCAGGGATACGACCCTGCGGTCCTCTCTGCGGCCGTGGAACTGAACGACGCCCAGCCTGAGCGTCTCCTCTCTCTCCTCGACAACCACGCCGACGTGTCCGGCAAACGCGTCGCCGTTCTTGGATTGGCATTCAAGCCCGGCACGGACGACATCCGGAACACGCGAGCGGTTCCGGTCATCGAGGGATTGCAGGAGCGCGGTGCGGATATCGTCGCCTACGACCCCGTTGCCACCGAGAATATGCGCGAACGCTATCCCGACATCGAGTATGCCGACTCGGCTGCGACCGCTCTCGAGGGTGCCTCCGGCGCTATTGTTGTCACTGACTGGGATGAGTTCGGAGCGCTCGACGCTGAATTCGACGAGATGGCTGCCCCTGTCGTCGTTGACGGCCGACGTATCATTGACCGGCGCGACGGCATCACCTATGAAGGATTGACCTGGTAG
- a CDS encoding STT3 domain-containing protein has translation MSDTPGTEAVLDDRPELRDATEAVLAVDDGQDGWTFDDIPIDSGQFGELVSAGIVEKAGDEYRVADPDAVRAALNGESEVGSDSGHGLALGDALRFDFDARATGLLVAAIAVVFVARTYVIGSIYRGGDIVLSSNDPYYYRYHIEQVAANAASAADFGALSVLPGGITNGEPLTIATLWWVASLFGGSKPVIGHVLAWYPVVSALVTSVLLYLLAVRVSSDRRVGLASVLFLAFIPGHAFRTSLGFADHHAFDYPWLGLTALALVVALTTATNRTSLRRPQPWIAAVGIGVGIAGQVLAWEAGPLLVLPASLVVLGQTLLDVSNDRSALVKNAPVLAGVSLGAILAGGVHTVTGWQTALVASAPALLTVGTVVVIVTAEVARRFGGTAGQLAAVDIGLGVVGLLVFRFGFTEQWGTFSRRLDTLFRSDAIAETYGLFNADAFGFLFLLGLTLFLALPAMVWGVDLARSDRSGWLVASSYAWLLFALAVIQVRFVGELAPFLALFSGFAFVWVASWVDLARPVLATGDRDLRDVLVPDSRAVVSLFVLFLLFGALGMVQVPVKTSQVLVEDGTYDAATAIEADAAERGLEYPGNYVLSRWGQNRVYNYFVNGESRSYSYARQTYGPFVTATDPDKAHNRISSRVGYVVTTETDIEEPTAIYTRLHQHFGSRNGDVDGLSHYRPLFTSEDGSHRAFAVVPGGTIQGTVAPNSTVSIVTTVAVSDREIDYERQTTANRNGEFTVTVANPGTYTVTTESGSETTVKVTEQTVYGGGNVTVE, from the coding sequence TCGGTGAACTTGTCTCCGCTGGCATCGTCGAGAAGGCTGGTGACGAGTACCGCGTCGCCGATCCCGACGCTGTGCGGGCCGCGCTCAACGGCGAATCCGAGGTTGGTAGCGACAGCGGGCACGGGCTGGCGCTCGGTGACGCGCTACGCTTTGATTTCGACGCACGAGCAACTGGCCTGCTCGTTGCCGCCATAGCGGTCGTGTTCGTCGCCCGAACGTACGTCATCGGGTCAATATATCGCGGTGGCGACATCGTCTTATCAAGTAACGACCCCTACTACTACAGGTACCACATCGAACAGGTCGCGGCGAACGCCGCCAGCGCAGCCGATTTCGGGGCGCTCTCCGTGCTCCCTGGTGGAATAACCAACGGGGAGCCACTCACGATTGCGACGCTCTGGTGGGTCGCCAGCCTCTTTGGTGGGAGCAAACCAGTTATTGGCCACGTTCTCGCCTGGTATCCGGTCGTGTCAGCACTCGTCACGAGCGTCCTGCTCTATCTACTCGCAGTTCGGGTGTCTAGCGACCGGCGCGTCGGTCTTGCATCGGTCCTCTTTCTGGCGTTTATTCCCGGCCACGCCTTCCGGACGAGCCTCGGATTCGCGGACCACCACGCCTTCGACTACCCCTGGCTGGGGCTCACCGCCCTTGCACTCGTGGTTGCGCTAACGACGGCCACGAATCGAACGTCGCTTCGTCGACCACAGCCGTGGATTGCCGCGGTCGGTATCGGGGTCGGGATCGCCGGCCAGGTGCTTGCGTGGGAGGCCGGACCGTTGCTTGTCCTGCCAGCCAGTCTGGTGGTGCTGGGACAGACACTGCTGGATGTCTCAAACGACCGATCGGCACTGGTCAAGAACGCACCAGTTCTTGCCGGTGTCAGCCTCGGTGCGATACTCGCTGGCGGTGTCCATACTGTCACCGGCTGGCAAACTGCGCTTGTCGCTAGTGCGCCAGCACTGCTGACGGTGGGCACAGTTGTCGTCATCGTGACAGCAGAAGTAGCCAGACGCTTCGGTGGCACCGCCGGACAGCTGGCTGCGGTCGATATCGGGCTTGGCGTCGTCGGCCTCCTTGTCTTCCGCTTTGGCTTCACAGAACAGTGGGGAACGTTCAGCAGGCGTCTCGATACGCTGTTTCGATCCGACGCGATTGCTGAGACGTACGGACTGTTCAACGCAGACGCATTTGGCTTCCTGTTCCTGCTCGGCCTGACACTGTTCCTAGCGCTCCCAGCAATGGTGTGGGGCGTCGACCTCGCTCGGAGCGACCGGAGCGGCTGGCTCGTCGCCAGTAGCTACGCCTGGCTACTGTTCGCCCTTGCTGTGATTCAGGTCCGTTTCGTCGGCGAACTGGCCCCGTTTCTCGCGCTGTTTTCTGGCTTCGCGTTCGTCTGGGTCGCCTCGTGGGTCGATCTGGCCCGTCCGGTGCTGGCGACTGGCGACAGAGATCTGCGAGACGTACTCGTTCCGGATAGCCGCGCAGTTGTGTCGCTGTTCGTGCTGTTCCTGTTGTTCGGGGCCCTCGGGATGGTGCAGGTACCAGTCAAAACGAGTCAAGTACTCGTCGAGGATGGGACATACGACGCGGCGACTGCAATCGAGGCAGACGCCGCCGAGCGCGGACTCGAATATCCCGGAAACTACGTCCTCAGCCGCTGGGGACAGAATCGCGTGTACAACTACTTCGTCAATGGCGAGTCACGGAGCTACAGCTACGCCCGCCAGACGTACGGGCCGTTCGTCACAGCCACAGACCCTGATAAGGCCCATAATCGGATTTCCAGTCGAGTCGGATACGTCGTGACGACAGAAACTGACATCGAGGAGCCGACCGCGATATATACTCGGCTACACCAGCACTTCGGAAGCCGGAACGGAGATGTGGACGGCCTGTCTCACTACCGACCGCTCTTCACAAGCGAAGACGGGAGCCACAGGGCGTTCGCAGTCGTCCCCGGTGGGACGATACAGGGGACTGTGGCCCCGAATTCGACCGTCTCGATCGTAACGACGGTCGCTGTCTCGGACAGAGAGATCGACTACGAGCGCCAGACGACAGCCAACCGAAACGGTGAGTTCACTGTTACCGTCGCAAACCCAGGGACGTACACCGTGACGACCGAGAGCGGTAGTGAAACGACCGTCAAAGTCACAGAGCAGACAGTATACGGCGGCGGTAACGTCACTGTCGAGTGA